In Deltaproteobacteria bacterium, the DNA window GAGGCGCGAGCTGGCGAGTTAAGAGAAGAGATCGAGGACAGATTTGGCAGGCTTCCAGAAGAAGTCGCTTTGCTGCTCGAGCTAATGACTTTTCGCAGTTTGCTAAAACAAGCTCGAATTGTGTCGGCTAGTTTTAGAAATTCTCAGCTAGTGTTAGCATTTCACCCGCGCGTTTCTCTGGATGGCAAAACAGTTATCGAAGCTATTCAGACCGCAAGGGGTCGCCTAAAGATTAGCCCAGATATGGTATTAAAAGCTGATATTGGAGTACAGAAACTGGAGTCACCCGCCGAGTTGCTAGGTCACACAAAGGCAATATTAAAACAGCTTGGCGTGCAAGTGTAAATTCTTCGCAAAAAAAGGTCGCTATATGAGTCATATGAATATACTTAAGTCGGCGTTAATGTTTGTCACCATAGGGGTCTTTTTTTTGCTATTTTCGCCGGCCTCTTTTGCGCAATCCGCTGCTAGGACAGACGGCAACATCATTAATGAGGTAGTGGCCGACATCGATGGAGAACCGTTGACAGTTAAAGATTTAGAGCAATACGCAGCCCTTCAGGGACAAGATTTACCGCCAGACATTTTTGGCGGGGACACAAAAATTATGCAGCTCGTCAAGGATATGGTGCTAAGCAAACTAATCGAACGCGAAGCTAAGGAAAGTGGGATAGAGGTGAGTTCCGAGGAGATAGCCTCATATATTGAGGAGATTCGGCGACAGAACGGAGTCGACATAGATGGTTTCCGGAAGTTATTGGAGAGTCGTGGCCTTTCGGAACAAGACTACAAAAGGGTGGTTGCAGGCGATATTTTGCGTGCCAAGGTTATTAGCGCCAAAGTGCGTGCAAAAGTTCAAATAGTCGACGAGGACGTCAAGCGATATATAGAGAAAAACCCACAAAGGATTCCGCCGGCAGGAATGGTTAGAGTAGAGCAGATATTTTTTCCAATCGATATTTCTGCGAACGAAAAGGCTTTGGCCGAGACACTATCGGAGTTGCGAAAAAGAATCATCGGCGGCCTGGAATTCTCACAGGCTGGTGGCGCGAATTATAGTGACCTGGGATATATGAATTTAGCGGATCTATCAACTGAGTTGAGGCAGGCGGCGGTGGGGCTTGAAGACGGTGGCGTAAGTAATGTAATAATCGCAGGTCAGGGGGTTTATTTGTTGCGCGTTTCGGGATCTACGCGCGGAGAGAACGGGGTAGCTCCGGGCATGGAAAAACAGATTCGAGACGAGCTCTACCAAGCTGCGCTTAAGGAAGGGCTAGAAAAATTCCTTACTGAGCAACTACCAACAAAATATGAGGTCGAGATAAAGCTATAGACATTACTACTATATGTTTCTCGACTATCTAATTACTGTAATTAATTTGTGTTTTTTCTGTTATTCGAACTAGGGAGAAAGACAATTGGTCGCAAAAGAAAAAATTTATAGAGAGTATGACATTAGAGGCGTGGTAGGCGAAGATTTTGATGCCAATTTTGCCTACGAGCTTGGCCGCGCATTTGCGGAGCTAATGCGCCAGCGCCTTGGCGATGGAGTTTACGAAGTTGCTGTTGGCCGAGATTGTCGCTTAAGCGGAGAAGAATTAGGGACTCGCCTAATAGAAGGATTGTGCGATGCGGGAATGGATGTAGTGTTTACCGGTATGGGACCGACCCCGCAGTTGTACTATTCAGTTTTTGCTCTTGGTACAAAGGCAGGCATACAAATCACTGGCAGTCATAATCCGGCAGACCAGAATGGTTTTAAAATGATGATTGGTGAGTTAACGCTTAGTGGGGCCGACATACAATTGCTAAAAAAGCTCGTAAACACTAGGCGTGCCAATTCGTATAACGGCCCCGGTGGCGGCTGCCGCGAGTTAGACATGACGTCAACTTACGTAAGTGAACTAATCGAGCGCTCAAAGCCGCATATGGGGCAAAGGAAGCTAAGAGTTGTTGTTGATGCTGGAAATGGGGTAGGTGGACTTTGTGGCCCGGATGTTTTGAGGGGCTTGGGTTGCGAAGTAATTGAGCTGTACACCGAGGCTGACGGTAGCTTCCCCAATCATCATCCAGACCCGACGGTGTTAGAAAATATCGCTGAAATGCGCGAGCGCGTCGTCTCCGAGAGGGCGGATTTGGGGATAGCCTGGGATGGCGATGCTGATCGAATTGGGGTGGTTGATGAAAACGGGGCTGTGATCTACGGCGACATGCTGTTAATTCTCTACGGGAGACAACTTCTCAAGGAGGTAAAAAAGCCCATTATCATTGCTGATGTTAAGTGTTCGGAAGTGCTGTTTTCTACTCTTCGCAATGAAGGAGCCGAAGCAGTTATGTGGAAAACTGGCCATAGCTTAATAAAGGGCAAGTTGCGAGAATTAAATGCCCATTTAGCAGGCGAAATGAGTGGTCATGTTTTCTTTAAGCACCGCTATTATGGCTTCGACGATGCGATTCATGCTTCGGCAAGATTAGTAGAGATTTTAAGCAATAGCGACAAGTCACTAGGGACGTTATTAGGCGACATTCCGCATATGGTAAGCACGCCCGAAATTCGCGTAGACTGTATTGAGGAACAGAAGTTTAAGATTGTCGACATTATGAAGTCGGCCTTTTCCGAATACACTGTAAACACGCTCGATGGGGTTCGAGTAACGTTTCCCAGCGGCTGGGGTTTGGTCAGGGCGTCTAACACCCAACCGGTGCTAGTAATGAGATTTGAGGCGGACAGTGCAGAGCATTTGGACGAATACAGAAAGATAGTGGAGTCTAGGCTCGAACAAGCAGTTAAAGAACTTGGCTAAGCGTCCGCGAATTCGCCTTATGCGTGATGAGATATGCATCATCGAGGCCAATGAAAACAATTTGGCGCGCATTAACTGTTTTTTTTCGCGAAATGCCCTTAACGTGGTTACTGGGCCGTCTGGCTCTGGCAAGACGTCATTAGTATTTGACGTATTATGCCGAGAAGCGCAGTGGCGTTTTTTTGAGAGTTCTCTAAGCCGCTCAAAAAATATTGCCGTTAGTTTAAAGCGTCCGGACGTCAAATCCATCAGCGGTCTTTCATTTGTATCTGGGATCAGTTTCCGCGATCTTCCGTCGCCGTTTGCTACGTTGTCTACGCTTACTCGCATCTATGAGTACTTGCGCTTAATTTTCTATTACTGCGGCGCTCCACATTGCCTAAATTGCGGTGCGAAACTTTCCTGCCATTCGCGCCGCGATATGTGTCGTTTCGCGCTGACAATGGCCAAGGATTCGGCGATTGCCGTAATTGTACGCTTTAAAAAAGTTTCGCGGGAGCAGTTTAGGGAAAAATGCAAGGATTTTGGATCCAAGGGATTCTCGCGCATTCGATTGGGAAAGAAGTTTTTTCACATCGACGATGCGTTACGCCTAAAGATTAATGAGCCACAGCTAACATTTTCGCTAGTAATAGATGTAATTCCACAGTGTGCTGACAATCGCAGTGAGGCTCGAATTATCGAGGCACTCGAGACGGCGCTTAGTGTCGGAGGCGGCGAGGCATTTATCGCCGAGATGCGCGACAGTGGGGAAAAAAGACATCTCTCGGAGTTGCTGAGATGTAAGGATTGCGAACTCGTACAGAGGCGAATAGAGTTGGCAGCGTTTTCGTACCACAACCCTCATTGCGCCTGCGATACCTGCCGTGGAAGCGGATTTCGCAGCAGGCATCGCGGTCGACATGGCGCGGCGGAGGAAAAACACTGTCCAGATTGTGGAGGTGCCCGAGTGGGTGTGGAGGCTCGGCACTATCGCCTATTAGACAGATCTTTCGCACAAGTGGTCGGCGATTCAGTGGACAGCCTCTTAATATTTGCTAAACAGGCAGAGTCTCAGCTTGGCGCTCAGGAGCACTTTAAACGCACTGGCGATTCTTCTTCTCCTAACGGCGAACGAATGCCTTTTCGTGAAAGCTTCGATGTGTTACGTGCCGCAGCTAAAGAACTTATTGCACGAGCTAGCAATCTAAGCGAATTGGGACTTGGATATCTTGAATTAAACAGGCCAATAAGCAGTTTGTCTAAAGGAGAGTTACAGCGAGCACAGCTTGCTCGGGTGTTAAACAATGGCATGAGTGGAATCGTCTATGCGCTGGATGAGCCAACGTTGGGTTTACATCCAAAAGATACAACAAATGTAGTGCGCGTATTGGAGCGAATCATTAGTCTCGGCAATACAGCTATTGTTATCGAGCACGACTTTTCTTTTGTTGCTCATGCAAGCCACGTACTTTCATTGGGGCCTGGCGGAGGGACGAATGGTGGAAGAGTGGTTTTTTCTGGCAATGCAAGGGATTATCTGAGCTTTTGCGCCGATAATGAGAGGTCGACTCCTAAGCATGAGGCGCAGGCGAGAATAGAAGATACGTCGCGCGTAGTGGATAATCTTACATCTGTGGAGAATCCGCCGTGCTTAAGTATCAAAGGTGCTAAGAAAAATAATTTAAAAAACCTCGATTGCGTTGTTCCTCTAAACCGTCTCGCAGTAATTTGCGGTGTTTCGGGTTCGGGGAAAACTAGCTTAATCGCCGAAACTATTGCGCCAGCTATAAAAGAGGCTTTGAGGGTAAAGAAGGGTGCTCAAGGTTTAAAACTGATAGCGATTGACTGGAGCAAGTGGCAACTTGAAAGTATTTCGGGCTTTGAGGGCATAAGCAGGGTGGTTGACTCATGGCGAGCTGCTAGGAAAGACAATCGGCGATCCGTTGTCGCTACTGCAATCGGTGTGATGCTTCCTCTAAGAGGCATGTTTGCTCGGACAGTCGGCGCCAAGATGCGAGGTTTTAGCAATAGGCATTTTTCTTTTAACTTGATTGAAGGCGCCTGCATGCGCTGCAAGGGAATTGGGGTCGAAAAAAGCTTAGCTGAGTCTGGCAACATACTAGAGGCAGTCTGCGAGGATTGCCGTGGAAGGCGCTACCGCCCGGAACTAGAGGAGATTCGTTATCGCAATCTGTCTATCCAGGAGGTTTTAGACCTAAACATTGAGCAGGCATTTGCCGTTTTTCAGAAGATTGAGCAGATTGGGCATCCGCTTTCACAGGCCATTGAGGTGGGCTTGGGCTATTTAAAGCTGTCCGAGCCTACCGCCTCTCTATCTTTTGGCGAGTACAATCGATTAATGCTAGCAAGAGACATACTGTCTCGATCCCTGAGAGGACGAAACAGCCCAGCACTCTATATCTTCGATGAGCCGTCGGAGGGCCTACATAGAGACGAAATTTCGCTTCTCATTAAACTTTTTAGGCGCTTAGTAAATGCTGGTAATACTGTACTACTAATTGAGCACAATACGCACATAATTAGTGAGGCGGATTTTATTCTGGAACTGGGGCCAGGCGCCGGACGGTCTGGAGGAGAAATAATAGCCTCGGGCTCCAAGAAAGAGGTAATGGAGAGCCATCATTCCCTAATAAGGCAGTATTTAAAGAATAACTAGGAAATAAGCTAGTATTAGCGTAACTATTATTGAAAAACCGCTAATAACTATTAGTGTAAGATGATAGATTTTAGGCTTCGGTAAGTTGTTTTGTAGTAACATTCGCGCCAAATTGGCTTTTTTAAGGTGGCACAATTATTGCAGTTTTTTGTTCGAGAGTGATTACGGCGTGCAATTTTTCATAGGCGGTTACTTCTGTGCACATTCTGTTCGACGAGATGCAGAGACGGCAGGTTTTTTTGCGCTGAACTGCCTAACAGGAGGCGCTTGTTCTCTCGCGCTTGTTCACTTGCTTGAATTGGATACTGCTGCGTGATATTTTAGGATTTGGGGGGTTTTTTGCTATGCCTTTAATGAGGTGTAATCTAGGAGATAATAGAGGTATCTCACTAGTAGAGCTTTCAATTATTCTTCCAATGTTGATGCTGCTTTTAGGCGGCATAGTGGATGTCGGTCTAACGCTTAGGACTTATCAGGTCGTCTCGGAAGCTGCTAGACAGGCGGCTCGAGTTGGTAGTGGCGTTAGCTGTGCTGACGCTCCCGGCGTGGCTGTGGACACTGCTACTAATTTCCTTACGAATGCTGGTTATAAAGTTCAGGAAGTAAAAGGAGATGAGACTATTAACCACTGGATTATCGCTGCCGTTCAGGCGCAACACCAAGAGGGTTTGGGAACGGCGGCATTCGATGAGTGCATGTTAAGGG includes these proteins:
- a CDS encoding SurA N-terminal domain-containing protein encodes the protein MNILKSALMFVTIGVFFLLFSPASFAQSAARTDGNIINEVVADIDGEPLTVKDLEQYAALQGQDLPPDIFGGDTKIMQLVKDMVLSKLIEREAKESGIEVSSEEIASYIEEIRRQNGVDIDGFRKLLESRGLSEQDYKRVVAGDILRAKVISAKVRAKVQIVDEDVKRYIEKNPQRIPPAGMVRVEQIFFPIDISANEKALAETLSELRKRIIGGLEFSQAGGANYSDLGYMNLADLSTELRQAAVGLEDGGVSNVIIAGQGVYLLRVSGSTRGENGVAPGMEKQIRDELYQAALKEGLEKFLTEQLPTKYEVEIKL
- a CDS encoding phosphomannomutase/phosphoglucomutase — its product is MVAKEKIYREYDIRGVVGEDFDANFAYELGRAFAELMRQRLGDGVYEVAVGRDCRLSGEELGTRLIEGLCDAGMDVVFTGMGPTPQLYYSVFALGTKAGIQITGSHNPADQNGFKMMIGELTLSGADIQLLKKLVNTRRANSYNGPGGGCRELDMTSTYVSELIERSKPHMGQRKLRVVVDAGNGVGGLCGPDVLRGLGCEVIELYTEADGSFPNHHPDPTVLENIAEMRERVVSERADLGIAWDGDADRIGVVDENGAVIYGDMLLILYGRQLLKEVKKPIIIADVKCSEVLFSTLRNEGAEAVMWKTGHSLIKGKLRELNAHLAGEMSGHVFFKHRYYGFDDAIHASARLVEILSNSDKSLGTLLGDIPHMVSTPEIRVDCIEEQKFKIVDIMKSAFSEYTVNTLDGVRVTFPSGWGLVRASNTQPVLVMRFEADSAEHLDEYRKIVESRLEQAVKELG
- a CDS encoding pilus assembly protein produces the protein MPLMRCNLGDNRGISLVELSIILPMLMLLLGGIVDVGLTLRTYQVVSEAARQAARVGSGVSCADAPGVAVDTATNFLTNAGYKVQEVKGDETINHWIIAAVQAQHQEGLGTAAFDECMLRVSIDQNTPSCVICLGETFLGLRANAESTFAMEPGCKCP